From Bacillus marinisedimentorum, one genomic window encodes:
- the deoC gene encoding deoxyribose-phosphate aldolase — protein MNLAKMIDHTALKPDTTKDQIEQLCHEAIEYGFMSVCVNPGWVYSSAELLKDSDVKVCTVIGFPLGATTPETKAFETKDAIEKGATEVDMVINIGALKGKDNELVERDIRAVVDAASGKALTKVIIETSLLTDEEKVRACELSVRAGADFVKTSTGFSGGGATVEDIALMRKTVGPDIGVKASGGVRGRETALALIEAGATRIGASSGIAIVEGETSNSDY, from the coding sequence ATGAACCTTGCTAAAATGATTGACCACACGGCTTTAAAACCAGATACGACGAAAGATCAGATTGAACAGTTGTGCCATGAAGCAATAGAATACGGATTCATGTCAGTATGTGTGAACCCGGGCTGGGTATATTCATCAGCGGAGCTTTTAAAGGATTCGGATGTTAAGGTTTGTACTGTTATCGGTTTTCCTCTTGGTGCAACAACACCGGAAACGAAAGCTTTCGAGACGAAGGATGCGATCGAAAAAGGTGCGACAGAAGTTGATATGGTCATCAACATCGGTGCATTGAAGGGTAAAGACAATGAGCTTGTAGAACGTGATATCCGTGCGGTTGTTGATGCGGCCAGCGGAAAGGCATTGACAAAAGTCATTATTGAAACAAGCCTGCTTACTGATGAGGAAAAAGTGCGCGCATGCGAACTTTCCGTCAGGGCTGGTGCGGATTTTGTTAAAACATCAACCGGTTTTTCCGGCGGCGGTGCCACAGTGGAAGATATCGCCCTCATGCGCAAAACGGTCGGCCCTGATATCGGCGTAAAGGCATCAGGCGGCGTACGCGGACGGGAAACTGCTCTTGCGCTGATTGAAGCCGGAGCGACACGAATTGGAGCAAGTTCCGGTATTGCCATCGTAGAAGGAGAAACATCGAACAGCGATTACTAA
- the floA gene encoding flotillin-like protein FloA (flotillin-like protein involved in membrane lipid rafts) gives MDASLLTPILLIGFILILLAVLFTFVPVTLWISALAAGVRVSIFTLIGMRLRRVIPNRVINPLIKAYKAGLDVNTNQLESHYLAGGNVDRVVNALIAAHRANIELSFERTAAIDLAGRDVLEAVQMSVNPKVIETPFIAGVAMDGIEVKAKARITVRANIDRLVGGAGEDTVIARVGEGIVSTIGSSNDHKKVLENPDMISQTVLSKGLDAGTAFEILSIDIADIDIGKNIGAVLQTDQAEADKNIAQAKAEERRAMAVAQEQEMRARVQEMQAKVVEAEAQVPLAMAEALRSGNMGVMDYMNLKNIDADTGMRESIGKMQDESEEDER, from the coding sequence ATGGATGCCAGTTTACTAACCCCCATTTTATTGATCGGTTTTATTTTAATTTTACTTGCCGTTCTTTTTACTTTTGTGCCGGTAACGCTCTGGATATCAGCATTGGCTGCCGGAGTGCGCGTCAGCATTTTCACGCTTATCGGGATGCGGCTCCGCCGGGTTATCCCGAATCGTGTCATCAATCCCTTGATCAAAGCGTACAAAGCAGGTCTTGATGTGAACACCAACCAGCTGGAGAGTCACTATCTCGCCGGCGGTAATGTTGACAGGGTCGTGAATGCTTTGATTGCAGCCCATCGTGCCAACATTGAGCTAAGTTTCGAGCGGACAGCAGCAATCGACCTTGCTGGCCGTGATGTTCTGGAAGCTGTCCAGATGAGTGTAAACCCTAAAGTCATTGAAACTCCGTTCATCGCTGGTGTGGCAATGGATGGTATTGAAGTGAAAGCGAAAGCCCGAATCACAGTACGCGCCAACATTGACAGGCTGGTCGGGGGAGCAGGAGAAGATACGGTCATCGCCCGTGTCGGTGAAGGGATTGTATCCACAATCGGCTCAAGCAATGACCACAAAAAAGTTCTTGAAAATCCCGATATGATTTCGCAGACTGTGCTGTCAAAAGGTCTTGATGCCGGAACAGCTTTTGAAATCCTCTCCATTGATATTGCTGATATCGATATCGGCAAAAACATCGGCGCCGTCCTCCAAACAGACCAGGCGGAAGCGGATAAGAACATCGCCCAGGCGAAAGCAGAAGAACGCAGGGCCATGGCCGTTGCCCAGGAGCAGGAAATGCGTGCGCGTGTCCAGGAAATGCAGGCGAAAGTGGTCGAAGCCGAAGCACAGGTGCCGCTCGCTATGGCAGAAGCACTTCGTTCTGGAAACATGGGCGTAATGGATTATATGAATTTGAAAAACATCGACGCAGATACGGGTATGCGTGAATCAATCGGAAAAATGCAAGATGAGAGCGAAGAGGACGAGAGATAA
- the yqfD gene encoding sporulation protein YqfD: MKNQWIHYFTGYITVEIRGTGAERFLNRCMREGIYIWNVKRLDESVLTGKVRLEDVSRLRNTVRSSGCKLSFKSRHGLPFFMRRIFSNTGIAAGGLFFLIIFALLSNMVWGIEIEGADPQTEHHLRNVLKENGIEKGSFHFNMPDNDEIQTLVMSKMENITWIGVRLNGTTYHLQVVQKEQPEEDEQTGRKHLVAARKAVVRDLFVEQGQAQVEVNDFVDRGQLLVSGIIGSEDHNKVVGAKGEVLGETWYKSRVSIPLETTFNVLTGEHIKKWRLEAGSFRFPVWGFWKKHEFAQYEAESTVRPLYFFKIKLPLNIAYTTIYETESVTRTYTLQEAKNKAIQAAEDELMQKLEKEAIIKDEKVLQLGKQDGKVNVIIHFTVIENIVREQTINQGD; this comes from the coding sequence ATGAAAAACCAGTGGATTCATTATTTTACAGGTTACATTACTGTGGAAATCAGGGGAACAGGGGCAGAACGTTTCCTGAACCGCTGCATGCGGGAAGGCATTTACATATGGAATGTGAAGCGCCTTGATGAATCGGTCCTCACCGGGAAAGTGCGCCTTGAGGATGTCAGCCGGTTAAGGAACACTGTCCGCAGCAGCGGCTGCAAGCTGTCCTTCAAATCGAGACACGGCCTGCCTTTCTTTATGCGGCGTATTTTTTCAAATACCGGAATTGCGGCCGGCGGCCTGTTTTTTCTTATCATATTCGCATTGCTTTCAAATATGGTATGGGGAATCGAAATTGAGGGAGCTGATCCGCAAACGGAGCACCACCTCAGAAACGTGCTCAAGGAAAACGGTATAGAAAAAGGCTCCTTCCATTTTAACATGCCGGATAACGACGAGATTCAGACACTGGTCATGAGCAAGATGGAGAACATAACCTGGATAGGCGTCCGCTTGAATGGGACGACCTATCATCTGCAAGTCGTACAGAAAGAACAGCCGGAAGAGGATGAACAGACCGGCAGGAAGCATCTTGTGGCGGCCCGAAAAGCTGTTGTCCGTGACTTATTTGTCGAGCAGGGACAGGCGCAAGTGGAAGTCAATGACTTTGTGGATCGGGGCCAGCTCCTCGTTTCAGGCATCATTGGCAGCGAGGATCACAATAAAGTAGTCGGAGCAAAGGGTGAAGTTCTGGGGGAAACGTGGTATAAATCCAGAGTATCGATTCCGCTTGAGACGACGTTCAATGTTTTGACAGGCGAACACATTAAGAAATGGCGTTTGGAAGCCGGTTCCTTTAGGTTTCCCGTCTGGGGTTTTTGGAAAAAGCATGAATTTGCGCAATATGAAGCAGAATCGACGGTCCGCCCCCTTTATTTTTTTAAGATTAAACTCCCTTTGAACATCGCGTATACAACTATCTATGAAACAGAATCAGTTACTCGAACGTATACACTGCAGGAAGCGAAGAATAAAGCCATTCAGGCCGCTGAAGATGAACTGATGCAAAAGCTGGAAAAAGAGGCTATAATAAAGGATGAAAAGGTTTTACAATTGGGAAAACAAGATGGTAAAGTGAATGTAATCATTCATTTTACCGTGATTGAGAATATTGTGCGAGAACAAACCATTAATCAAGGAGATTGA
- a CDS encoding GatB/YqeY domain-containing protein: MTLVNRLNEDMKQAMKAKDKEKLTVIRMLKSSLQNEAIKLGKSELSEEEELTVLGRELKQRKDSLREFEKAGRNDLVEKTNQEIEIVELYTPEQLSDEELEEIVKETIAETGASSKADMGKVMSAIMPKVKGKADGAVVNRMVQQNLS, translated from the coding sequence ATGACTCTTGTTAACCGGCTGAACGAAGATATGAAACAAGCGATGAAAGCAAAAGATAAAGAAAAATTAACAGTCATTCGCATGCTTAAGTCCTCGCTGCAGAACGAAGCGATCAAGCTGGGAAAAAGCGAGCTGTCAGAAGAGGAAGAACTAACTGTGTTAGGTCGCGAATTAAAGCAGCGAAAAGACTCCCTCCGTGAATTTGAAAAAGCTGGTCGGAATGATCTTGTCGAGAAGACGAACCAGGAAATAGAAATTGTTGAGCTCTACACCCCGGAACAGCTTTCCGATGAAGAACTTGAGGAGATCGTCAAAGAGACGATCGCCGAAACGGGTGCTTCTTCCAAAGCGGATATGGGAAAAGTGATGAGCGCAATCATGCCAAAAGTAAAAGGTAAAGCTGACGGTGCGGTCGTTAACCGCATGGTGCAGCAGAATTTATCATAA
- a CDS encoding NfeD family protein — MRKLSFFLIGAAILLSVFAPFAPQAEESGGQGTVYIVPLEKTVEKGLYSFLDRAITTAEENNASHIIFEINTPGGAVDAAADIAKRMSETDIPLTAFVNRNALSAGAYIALNADQIMMVSGAKMGSAAVITGDGNAADKKAQSYWLAEMKNAAELNGRDPKYAMAMADEDIDLPELGAGKGELLTLTARQAIEVGYAEEIVENRDELLKTLGLENASVEEINVSFAEQIARFITHPVVVPILLSIGSLGLVLELYSPGFGIAGSMGIIALVLFFYGHMVAGLAGFEALLLLVAGIIMIVAEFFVPGGILGIIGVGAVIGSFFVSAEDIGHMTLSVSIALAVTAVASILFFRLFGFKSGVFKKIILSDATRTEQGYVSSKTRLDLIGKEGTALTPLRPSGTGVFDDERIDVVSEGGFIASGRPVKIVKTEGSRVIVREINRPAADKSKSEQ, encoded by the coding sequence ATGCGAAAGCTCTCCTTCTTTTTGATCGGAGCAGCGATTTTATTGAGTGTTTTTGCCCCTTTTGCACCGCAAGCTGAAGAAAGCGGCGGCCAGGGGACGGTTTATATCGTTCCGCTCGAAAAGACTGTCGAAAAGGGCCTTTATTCCTTTTTGGACAGGGCCATCACCACTGCTGAAGAAAATAACGCCAGCCATATCATATTTGAGATCAATACGCCTGGCGGAGCAGTGGATGCTGCAGCAGACATTGCGAAAAGGATGTCAGAAACGGATATCCCGCTGACAGCGTTCGTGAATCGCAATGCCCTGTCTGCAGGTGCATACATTGCACTAAACGCGGATCAGATCATGATGGTTTCCGGTGCGAAGATGGGTTCAGCTGCGGTCATTACAGGAGACGGGAATGCAGCCGATAAAAAAGCGCAGTCCTACTGGCTTGCTGAAATGAAAAATGCAGCTGAACTGAACGGGCGTGATCCCAAGTATGCAATGGCAATGGCAGATGAAGACATTGACTTGCCTGAACTTGGAGCCGGGAAAGGGGAACTGCTGACCCTTACAGCCAGGCAAGCAATAGAAGTGGGCTATGCTGAGGAGATCGTGGAAAATCGTGACGAACTCCTGAAAACACTCGGTCTTGAAAATGCCAGTGTGGAAGAGATTAATGTCTCGTTCGCAGAGCAAATTGCACGTTTCATCACCCACCCCGTTGTCGTACCGATTTTGCTGTCAATCGGCAGTCTGGGGCTTGTCCTCGAGTTGTATTCACCAGGTTTCGGGATTGCCGGGTCGATGGGCATTATTGCGCTTGTACTGTTTTTTTACGGACATATGGTCGCTGGACTGGCTGGATTTGAAGCTTTGCTGCTTCTTGTGGCTGGAATCATCATGATTGTTGCCGAATTCTTTGTGCCGGGCGGGATTCTTGGAATCATAGGTGTAGGAGCGGTTATCGGCAGTTTCTTTGTTTCCGCTGAAGACATCGGACATATGACGCTGTCAGTTTCAATCGCTCTAGCCGTTACAGCTGTTGCTTCCATTTTATTCTTCAGATTGTTCGGTTTTAAGAGCGGAGTTTTTAAAAAAATCATTCTCTCTGATGCAACAAGGACAGAACAGGGTTATGTTTCGAGTAAAACGAGGCTTGACCTCATCGGGAAAGAAGGAACAGCGCTGACGCCGCTTCGTCCTTCCGGGACCGGCGTTTTTGATGATGAGAGAATTGATGTCGTCAGCGAAGGCGGCTTCATCGCTTCCGGACGGCCGGTAAAGATTGTCAAAACAGAAGGTTCAAGAGTAATCGTCAGAGAAATCAACAGACCTGCAGCAGACAAATCTAAGTCTGAGCAGTAA
- a CDS encoding PhoH family protein — protein MPENLKTMNIELEHPNEAMALFGANDANLKQIEDKLKVSIVTRGESVRATGEEDKVQLVEKILMALIDIIRRGITIGERDVIYAIQLAEKGLLEQLPDLYEEEITKTARGKSIRIKTLGQRNYINAIKKNDLVFGIGPAGTGKTYLAVVMAVAALKNGYVKRIILTRPAVEAGESLGFLPGDLKEKVDPYLRPLYDALHDVLGVEHTVRLIERGTIEIAPLAYMRGRTLEDAYVLLDEAQNTTPEQMKMFLTRLGFGSKMIVTGDVTQVDLPKGAKSGLAEANKKLRDVRGSAFIYLEESDVVRHPLVQRIIEAYEKGEK, from the coding sequence ATGCCGGAAAATCTGAAAACAATGAACATCGAATTAGAACATCCTAACGAAGCCATGGCGCTCTTCGGTGCCAATGATGCGAACCTTAAGCAGATTGAAGACAAGCTGAAGGTTTCCATTGTAACGAGGGGAGAATCTGTCAGGGCTACCGGAGAAGAGGACAAAGTTCAACTTGTTGAAAAAATATTGATGGCATTGATTGATATTATCCGCCGCGGCATCACGATAGGCGAACGGGATGTCATATATGCAATCCAGCTCGCTGAGAAAGGGTTGCTGGAACAGCTGCCTGACCTTTATGAAGAAGAAATCACCAAAACGGCAAGAGGGAAATCCATCCGCATTAAAACACTGGGGCAGCGCAACTATATAAATGCTATCAAGAAAAATGACCTCGTTTTCGGAATCGGCCCAGCAGGCACCGGGAAGACATATCTGGCGGTGGTCATGGCGGTGGCGGCTTTGAAAAACGGTTATGTGAAACGCATTATTTTAACACGCCCTGCAGTTGAAGCAGGTGAGAGCCTCGGATTCCTTCCGGGAGATCTCAAGGAAAAAGTCGACCCTTACTTGCGTCCGCTATATGACGCACTACATGATGTGCTTGGCGTTGAGCATACGGTCCGGCTTATTGAGCGCGGAACCATCGAAATTGCGCCGCTGGCTTATATGAGGGGCAGGACACTGGAAGATGCATACGTCCTGCTTGATGAAGCCCAAAATACCACTCCTGAACAGATGAAAATGTTCCTAACAAGGCTGGGGTTCGGCTCAAAAATGATTGTCACAGGTGACGTTACCCAGGTGGACTTGCCGAAAGGGGCAAAATCGGGGCTTGCCGAGGCGAATAAAAAGCTCCGTGATGTCCGCGGGTCCGCGTTTATATATCTTGAGGAATCAGATGTGGTCAGACACCCGCTTGTCCAGCGCATTATTGAAGCATATGAAAAAGGAGAAAAATAG
- the prmA gene encoding 50S ribosomal protein L11 methyltransferase, protein MKWSEISIHTTQEAVEPISNILHEAGASGVVIEDPQDLVKAWDTSLGEIYQLNPDDYPEEGVILKAYLPINSFLGETVESIKEAINSLLVYDIDIGRNRVTISEVNEEEWATAWKKYYKPVKISEKITITPTWEDYKPVSTDEIIIELDPGMAFGTGTHPTTVMCVQALERTVGTGDIVYDVGTGSGVLSIAAARLGAGHVEAYDLDDVAVKSARINVKLNKVSEKVDVSRNNLLEGIKGEPDIIIGNLLAEIIMKFGEDAYRLLKPGGRFITSGIIKGKKQEIKDYLASCGFEIEETLQMEDWIAIIAKKQA, encoded by the coding sequence ATGAAGTGGTCGGAAATAAGCATCCATACAACACAGGAAGCAGTTGAACCTATCTCAAATATCCTTCATGAGGCCGGAGCGAGCGGAGTGGTGATTGAAGACCCGCAAGACCTTGTGAAAGCATGGGATACATCGCTTGGCGAGATTTACCAGTTGAATCCTGATGATTATCCAGAAGAAGGTGTCATTTTAAAAGCATATTTGCCGATCAACAGCTTCCTCGGTGAAACGGTTGAATCAATCAAAGAAGCGATCAATTCATTGCTCGTATATGATATCGATATCGGCCGCAACCGCGTCACAATCAGCGAAGTAAATGAAGAGGAATGGGCGACGGCATGGAAAAAATATTATAAGCCTGTCAAGATATCCGAAAAGATAACGATCACACCGACATGGGAAGACTATAAGCCTGTATCCACAGACGAAATCATCATTGAACTCGACCCTGGGATGGCGTTCGGAACAGGCACACACCCAACGACCGTCATGTGTGTACAGGCGCTTGAACGGACGGTGGGGACCGGTGACATCGTCTATGATGTCGGCACAGGCTCAGGTGTATTAAGCATCGCTGCAGCCAGACTCGGAGCAGGGCATGTTGAGGCGTATGACCTTGATGATGTCGCAGTGAAAAGCGCCCGGATAAATGTGAAGCTGAATAAAGTCAGCGAAAAGGTGGATGTAAGCCGCAACAACCTGCTGGAAGGGATTAAAGGAGAGCCGGATATCATTATCGGCAATCTCCTTGCAGAAATCATCATGAAATTCGGCGAAGATGCCTACCGCTTGTTAAAACCGGGCGGCCGCTTCATCACGTCTGGAATTATCAAAGGGAAAAAGCAGGAAATAAAGGATTATCTGGCATCATGCGGTTTTGAAATCGAAGAGACGTTGCAGATGGAAGATTGGATTGCGATCATAGCCAAAAAACAAGCATAA
- the rpsU gene encoding 30S ribosomal protein S21: MSNTRVRKNESLEDALRRFKRSVSKNGTLSEYRKREFYEKPSVKRKKKSEAARKRKF; the protein is encoded by the coding sequence ATGTCTAATACCCGTGTGCGTAAGAATGAGTCGCTGGAAGACGCTCTTCGCCGCTTTAAACGCTCCGTTTCCAAAAACGGCACGCTTTCAGAATATCGCAAGCGCGAATTTTATGAGAAGCCAAGCGTTAAGCGCAAGAAAAAATCTGAGGCAGCAAGAAAACGTAAATTCTAA
- the yqfC gene encoding sporulation protein YqfC yields the protein MAKWGQRIKRWMTNKMELPADVVMDLPRITMIGQLHIYIENHRGVLLFSENELRLLLKQGQLLIKGRQFVLKNILPEEILLEGQIDQVYFLNDEK from the coding sequence ATGGCAAAATGGGGACAGCGGATAAAACGTTGGATGACAAACAAGATGGAACTTCCTGCGGATGTAGTCATGGACCTGCCCAGAATCACCATGATCGGTCAGCTGCACATATACATTGAAAATCATCGGGGTGTCCTGTTGTTTTCGGAAAATGAATTGAGGCTCCTTTTGAAACAGGGACAGCTGCTCATTAAAGGCAGGCAATTTGTTTTAAAGAATATATTACCGGAGGAAATCCTCCTCGAAGGCCAGATTGACCAGGTGTACTTTTTGAATGATGAAAAATAG
- a CDS encoding 16S rRNA (uracil(1498)-N(3))-methyltransferase gives MQRYFLQEEAFQGKSVVITGEDARHISRVMRMRPDDEILCVSPGSRTALCKIEEIEAEHVSAQIIEWMDETTELPVSVTIAQGIPKADKLEMIVQKGTELGASAFIPFQAGRSIVKWDEKKAGKKVDRLKKIGKEAAEQSHRSKIPDIDGILSFKALLETAQSFTIKLAAYEEAAKAGEQQALTAALSNARPGDSILAVIGPEGGLTPEEALELEQNGFILCGLGPRILRTETAPLYLLSAVSYQLELMR, from the coding sequence GTGCAGCGATATTTTTTGCAGGAGGAAGCGTTTCAAGGGAAATCTGTCGTGATAACAGGGGAAGACGCCCGCCATATTTCAAGGGTGATGAGGATGAGGCCGGACGATGAAATTTTATGCGTTTCGCCGGGCTCCCGAACCGCCCTTTGTAAAATAGAAGAAATTGAAGCAGAACACGTCAGCGCCCAAATCATCGAGTGGATGGATGAGACAACTGAATTGCCTGTATCCGTTACAATCGCACAGGGCATTCCGAAAGCGGATAAACTGGAAATGATTGTCCAGAAGGGGACTGAACTAGGGGCTTCGGCTTTCATTCCGTTTCAGGCGGGACGGTCTATCGTCAAATGGGATGAAAAAAAGGCTGGAAAGAAAGTGGACCGGCTGAAAAAAATCGGCAAAGAAGCGGCAGAGCAGTCGCATCGCAGTAAAATCCCCGATATTGATGGAATCTTATCATTTAAAGCGTTGCTAGAAACTGCCCAGTCCTTTACAATCAAACTTGCGGCATACGAAGAAGCGGCAAAAGCAGGAGAGCAGCAGGCGCTTACCGCAGCACTTTCGAATGCGAGGCCCGGTGACTCCATTTTGGCCGTCATCGGTCCGGAAGGCGGGCTTACTCCTGAGGAAGCTCTGGAACTTGAGCAAAACGGCTTCATCCTGTGCGGGCTTGGCCCGCGTATCTTACGGACCGAAACGGCTCCGCTCTATCTTCTTTCAGCCGTAAGCTATCAATTAGAGTTAATGAGGTGA
- the mtaB gene encoding tRNA (N(6)-L-threonylcarbamoyladenosine(37)-C(2))-methylthiotransferase MtaB yields MPKVAFHTLGCKVNHYETEAIWQLFQEAGYERTEFETAADVYVINTCTVTNTGDKKSRQVIRRAIRKNPDAVICVTGCYAQTSPAEIMAIPGVDVVVGTQDRKKMLDYIEKYKEERQPINGVSNIMKARVYEELDVPSFTDRTRASLKIQEGCNNFCTFCIIPWARGLMRSRDPEEVVKQAQQLVDAGYKEIVLTGIHTGGYGEDMKEYNFAMLLDSLDRNVEGLKRIRISSIEASQITDDVIDVLKRSDKIVRHLHVPIQSASNSVLKRMRRKYTMEAFSERLDRLREALPGLALTSDVIVGFPGETDEEFQETYDFIKKHRFAELHVFPYSKRTGTPAARMEDQVDEEVKNKRVHQLIELSNQLAKEYASTFENEVIEVIPEEKYKEDPESGLYEGYTDNYLKVVFEADETMVGKLVKVKLTKAGYPYNEGQFVRVLEDPGQQTELSV; encoded by the coding sequence ATGCCGAAAGTGGCATTCCATACACTTGGCTGCAAAGTCAATCACTATGAAACGGAAGCGATTTGGCAGCTGTTCCAGGAAGCCGGATACGAACGGACAGAATTCGAGACGGCAGCGGATGTCTATGTCATCAATACGTGCACTGTAACGAATACAGGCGATAAAAAAAGCCGCCAGGTGATCCGCCGTGCAATCCGAAAAAACCCTGATGCCGTCATCTGTGTAACCGGGTGCTATGCCCAGACTTCTCCGGCAGAAATAATGGCTATTCCGGGTGTAGACGTCGTCGTAGGTACCCAGGATCGTAAAAAAATGCTTGACTACATTGAAAAATATAAAGAAGAACGCCAGCCGATTAACGGTGTCAGCAACATCATGAAAGCAAGAGTTTATGAAGAGCTGGATGTTCCTTCCTTTACCGACAGGACCCGGGCTTCACTTAAAATACAGGAAGGCTGCAACAATTTCTGCACATTTTGCATCATTCCGTGGGCCCGAGGCTTGATGAGATCAAGGGATCCTGAGGAAGTCGTAAAACAGGCGCAGCAGCTAGTCGATGCCGGCTACAAGGAAATCGTCCTTACAGGCATCCATACCGGCGGTTATGGAGAAGATATGAAAGAGTACAACTTCGCCATGCTTCTTGACAGTCTTGACCGGAATGTGGAAGGGCTCAAAAGAATCCGCATTTCGTCCATCGAGGCGAGTCAGATCACGGATGATGTAATCGACGTCCTCAAACGTTCGGATAAAATCGTCCGTCATCTGCATGTGCCGATTCAATCAGCTTCCAATTCCGTATTGAAGCGGATGCGCCGCAAATATACAATGGAAGCTTTTTCGGAGCGTCTTGACCGTCTGCGGGAAGCATTGCCGGGGCTTGCTCTAACATCTGATGTCATTGTTGGTTTCCCGGGAGAAACAGATGAAGAGTTCCAGGAAACATATGATTTCATCAAAAAACACCGCTTCGCTGAACTCCATGTTTTTCCGTATTCCAAGCGGACCGGCACGCCGGCTGCTCGCATGGAAGACCAGGTTGATGAAGAAGTGAAAAACAAACGTGTCCATCAGCTGATCGAACTGTCCAACCAGCTTGCCAAAGAATATGCTTCCACTTTTGAAAACGAAGTCATTGAAGTGATTCCGGAAGAAAAATATAAGGAAGACCCGGAAAGCGGATTATATGAAGGATATACAGATAACTATCTCAAAGTAGTGTTTGAGGCAGACGAGACGATGGTCGGCAAATTAGTGAAAGTGAAATTGACAAAAGCCGGTTATCCATACAACGAAGGCCAATTTGTCAGGGTGCTCGAAGATCCCGGCCAGCAGACTGAACTTTCTGTATGA
- a CDS encoding Na/Pi symporter translates to MPEIVTFFAVFITIFLSGMAVLRTGLKQFAPGKIQTVMAAAVRTPVHGLAAGALITALVQSSSAVMVMAIGLIAAGHLSFRQSIGIILGTNIGTTFTAEMLLINIEKMVVPLLIIGAILLLSSKAGLFNFGTVIFGLGCILTAMQGFERLAPSLSAIPAVQDILLHAGDVSLVGVGLGTLLTAVIQSSSAATGIVMGFMNSSSISLQAAIAIVLGTNVGTCITAYLASLGSSREAKLTAYAHIWVNVLSVLLFLPFIKTLNEILPAIAANPDSQIAHLSVVINVVTSAVVLPFAGPFGKLIEKVHGS, encoded by the coding sequence TTGCCTGAAATCGTTACTTTCTTTGCTGTTTTCATTACCATCTTTCTAAGCGGTATGGCTGTACTCAGGACAGGCTTGAAGCAGTTTGCACCGGGGAAGATCCAAACTGTCATGGCTGCAGCAGTAAGAACACCTGTACACGGGCTTGCCGCAGGAGCTTTGATTACCGCCCTCGTCCAGAGCAGTTCTGCTGTCATGGTGATGGCTATCGGACTGATCGCCGCCGGCCACCTGTCATTCAGGCAATCCATCGGCATCATACTCGGTACAAATATCGGAACAACTTTCACAGCGGAGATGCTCCTCATTAATATTGAGAAAATGGTTGTTCCCCTGCTTATCATTGGCGCAATCCTGCTGCTAAGCAGTAAGGCGGGCTTGTTCAATTTCGGCACAGTGATATTCGGCCTGGGCTGTATCTTGACGGCGATGCAGGGATTTGAACGACTCGCCCCATCGCTTTCGGCTATACCGGCCGTACAGGATATCCTTCTGCATGCCGGGGATGTTTCTCTTGTAGGAGTTGGACTAGGGACACTTTTAACTGCCGTAATCCAGTCCAGTTCTGCCGCGACCGGAATCGTGATGGGGTTCATGAACAGCAGTTCAATCAGCCTCCAGGCAGCCATCGCCATCGTCCTTGGCACAAATGTAGGCACTTGCATCACTGCTTATCTAGCGAGTCTGGGTTCAAGCCGTGAAGCGAAGCTGACAGCATATGCCCACATTTGGGTGAACGTATTAAGTGTGCTTCTATTTCTGCCGTTCATCAAGACGCTTAACGAAATACTCCCCGCCATTGCCGCCAATCCAGATTCTCAAATCGCCCATCTCAGTGTTGTCATCAATGTTGTCACCTCAGCAGTGGTACTGCCGTTTGCCGGCCCGTTTGGAAAGCTGATCGAGAAGGTCCATGGAAGTTGA